The genomic window AGTCGCGGCGAGGCGCCCGTCGCGCCCAGGGCGAGCGCCGCATTGCCGGCCTCGTCGATGGCGGCGTTCTCGAACACCGTGGTGGCGCCGACGAGCACGAGTTCTCCGCCCTCGGGGCCGGGGCCGGTCACGAGGGCGAATCCGTCGTCGCCGTCGGGGAAGCAGCCCTCCCGACCGTCGTCGACCGCGTCATCGTCGACAGCCAGCAGCCGCTGCCCGTCCGACAGCGCCTCGGCGCGCTCGGCCGGTCCGAAGTCGCACGACGCGGCGTCGAGCCGGCCCCCGGGTACTCCGGCATGCCGGACGCCCGGGGCCAGGGTCTCGAGCGTCGTGAAATCGGGCGCTGCGACGACGAGTCGTTCCGCGGAGCCGGCGAGCCGCTCCAGGTCGTCCGAGCCGAGGAGTCCGTCGGCGTCGTGGAGGAACACCGTCGCGTCGGATCCGGCCTCCGACACCGCCTGGTCGATCGTGCGGGCCTCGACGACTTCGACTCCCTGCCCGCGCAGCACCTGCACGAGCGCCTTCGAGCCGGCGGGGGAGGCATCCGATGCGCCGAGGGGGATCGCGCCCGCGGAACCGAACCCGCGGATCGCGATGGTCAGTGCGCCGCCGAGCAGGAGCACGACGCCGAGCACCAGCCAGGTGCGCTGCCGCCGCAGCCGCTCGCGCAGCGTGGGCGTACGCGCCGCAGCCGGAGCCGATGCGACGGGAGCGGCCGAGGGGTTCGCGCCGGCCGGCGCCGTCATCTGACGGCCCCGGCGGTCGTCGCGGGCCCCGGCATCGTCGCGTGCATCGGCGTCGCCGTCTCGAGCGCGCGATCCAGGTCGGCGAGTGAGGTCGCCTCGCCGGCCGTGCCCGGCCGGCCCAGGTATCGCACGCCGTCGAAGGCGACGGCGGCGTCCTCGAGCCGCTCGGCGAATGCCGGGAATCCGACGCCGCCGGCTCGGGCGAACGCATGGGCGGTCATGCCCGGTGCCGGATGCACCACCTCGCGGTCCGCGAGGGCGCGGACGACTGCGCGGAACCGCTCCTCGATCGCCAGGTCCAGCAGCCCCGCGGCCTCGGCGGCGTCGGCGGCCCGCCGGAGGGTCGCGAGGTCGCGCGTGTCGCCGTCGTCGAAGAGCGGCGCAGGGCCGCCGCGGTCGCGACGGCGGAGCCGCGGCACGCCGAAGACGAGGAGTCCGACGACGAGGAGGGCGACGACGAGCGCGACGACGATCGCACCGAGCGCAGCGGGAGGCAGCCCGGCGCTGCCGCCGATCAGACCCGCGATCCAGTCACCGACGGCCTGGGCCATCCGGTCGAACCACGTCGGCTCGGCCTCGCGGTACTCGGGCCTGGAGAGCTCGTCGAGCACCCAGCGCCGCGCGTCGTCGCGGTCTGGCTCGACGGGGATGTCGCCGGGGCGCACGCGGCTACCGGGTCGGCGCCGACGGCGTCGTGGGCGGGCCCGCGGGCGGGTACGGCTCGGCCTGGTACGGCTGGGCCGGGTACGGCTGGGCCTGGTGCGGCTGCGCAGCGTACGGCTGCGGCGGATACGACTGCGCGGGGTACGGCTGCGGGTACGGTGCGGCCGGATACCGCGGGCGCTCCGGAGCGGGCTCCGCATACGGGTCGGGAACCTCGTGCCCGGCGTCGCGGAGCTCGACGTAGCGCTGGAGGTCCAGGTCGAGGCCCTCCTTCCGCATCCGCTGATCGATGGCGATGACGGCGACGAGACCCGCCTGCACGACCATCGTGATCGCACCGACCACGATGGTCAGGAGCCCCGTGATCGCATACACCACGATCAGCGTGGTCGTCATGGCACCCGAGGTGCCCGTCGGATCGAGGAGTCCCGCGAGGATGCCGCCGACGAGCGCGAGCGGCTGGGTGATCGCCTGCCCGGCGAAGTTGAGGATGACCGAGACCAGCAGGATCGTGCCGAAGATCCGCCAGAAGCCC from Agromyces sp. LHK192 includes these protein-coding regions:
- a CDS encoding DUF4350 domain-containing protein — protein: MTAPAGANPSAAPVASAPAAARTPTLRERLRRQRTWLVLGVVLLLGGALTIAIRGFGSAGAIPLGASDASPAGSKALVQVLRGQGVEVVEARTIDQAVSEAGSDATVFLHDADGLLGSDDLERLAGSAERLVVAAPDFTTLETLAPGVRHAGVPGGRLDAASCDFGPAERAEALSDGQRLLAVDDDAVDDGREGCFPDGDDGFALVTGPGPEGGELVLVGATTVFENAAIDEAGNAALALGATGASPRLVWYLPGPTDAAGGGAPTLGELIPGWVSPVLVLAVILTVVAGVVAGRRFGRLVVEDLPVHVPAGETAAGRARLYAASASRGHALDQLRIAAIRRLAKTLRLPAAASVDDVAFAAASAVHADPARIRSLLADEHPAGDARFTELARELDALEHDVRAAIRPDHDPAAGRRDAPGPAVPRPDQTGRRP
- a CDS encoding DUF4129 domain-containing protein gives rise to the protein MRPGDIPVEPDRDDARRWVLDELSRPEYREAEPTWFDRMAQAVGDWIAGLIGGSAGLPPAALGAIVVALVVALLVVGLLVFGVPRLRRRDRGGPAPLFDDGDTRDLATLRRAADAAEAAGLLDLAIEERFRAVVRALADREVVHPAPGMTAHAFARAGGVGFPAFAERLEDAAVAFDGVRYLGRPGTAGEATSLADLDRALETATPMHATMPGPATTAGAVR